AGCAAGGTCATTGAGGACCACCAGAAAGCAGAGTTCGTGGTGTACGGCTGTTGTCAGGCACAACGGTGTAATTAGCGCCGCGTGAGTTAGCTCCATTCCCAAACCCTGGGGCTTGAACCCCAGAGGAAGCAAAAGGACCGCCGCCAGTGGCGGCGGCTCGCTCTGAACCGAGCCGCTCTCCGCCACCACTGGCTGCGCCGGAACAGATAACGGTGCGGTGGCCACCGGGAAAGGTCAAATCAGCTACACACGGTCCGCGCTGAATAACGCCGTAACCAGTCTGCTGTAAATCATCGGATGTTTGCATGAATGAACGGTCATTCTGACTGAGCTGGAACAGCGTGACGGTGCCGCGAGCGACGTTGGTGACACTGCCTTTAATAACGATATCGAAACCCGAAAAAGGATCACTGCTCAAAGGAACAGGCGGCAAATTTTGCTCAGCAGATACGTGAACAGGATCAAGGTTAATAGCCTGCTGAGGACTTTTAACAGGAACATTTTGAGGAGGTTGTACACCGGTTTTAGCTGCAACAGTACCCAGCGGATTGTGGAAAGGATTTCCGTCGTTAACGTAAAAAACACCCCCGATAACAAGTGCGGCCACACCGCGAGGACCAATACGCGCGGAGACGCGAGGGCGTTTTTGCCCGCCATGGTGTCTCGGTGTAGACCGGTTGCTGTGGAGTCGTAGAGCGAGAAAACACGAACATCGATTTTACGAAGTTGAACAATGTTAGAACCATCAGTAGGCGCCTTATTTTCCTGAGCACTGTGCATTGCCTCTTTGTAGTCTTTCTGGACGAGCTTTTTGGTCCACTTGCCCAATAGCATCAAGTTCGAATGCTGATAGGCGGCCTCAGAAGTGTTACGGATGTCGGTGTGCAAATATTTGATATTGGGCATCGTGAGGATCACGTCCCAGTTGAAATGGCGGTGCATGGTCCAAGCAGAAAGCCAATCAGTGGGCTTGTCATCAAGTTTGGCTTTGTCAGGGCCACCGGGATAGTTGAAACGTTCAACTTCCTTGCTGGTCCACTTGCTGGGGAAAATAACCTGAGCCTCGTCGAAGATCAGAAAGGCGTTTCGCGGAGCCCATTGAAACCAAGTTCTAATCCGTTCCATGCCTTCTGTTGATTCGTGGCTGATAAAGAGAACGTCAAAAGTATCAGGGAGATCATCAAACAGAGCTTCGAAACGGTCACGGGACATACCTCGAACGTTGGTAATGATTAAACGACCTTCTTTAGCAGCTGGGACGGCATCGTCCCATACAGCGCCTGAGGTTTTGTAGGAACCGTTAGGCCCATGGTGAATTTTGATTGCCATGGGTCAAGCTCCTGGAATAAAGCGCATCGCCCAGCGAGTGGGAATGGCGGAAAAAAGGAGGCTTAAACCCTGTGGAATTTTGAAGAACGAAAGTGTTGACTGTATATCACCGGGGATGGATGCCCAAGCCGAACTGACAAGTTGGGCTGCTCCACTGTCTGTAATGACCTCCTGAACGACTTCGTAAGCAACGTCGATCATCATGATTTGAGCTGAATGGCACTCCAGATTGAGGCCTTTGTGAGAACAACCATAAGGGACTTTATAAAGTCGTAGATACCAGAATCCATAAAATCCCACTGAGCCTGAAAGAAGTGGGTTGTGCTGCCAAGCCAAGAAATAATTGCGTCCATTTTAATCATGACCTCTAGTGGATAAAGCGCAGATTATAAGAATG
The DNA window shown above is from Pseudomonas sp. BSw22131 and carries:
- a CDS encoding DUF2523 family protein, translating into MAWQHNPLLSGSVGFYGFWYLRLYKVPYGCSHKGLNLECHSAQIMMIDVAYEVVQEVITDSGAAQLVSSAWASIPGDIQSTLSFFKIPQGLSLLFSAIPTRWAMRFIPGA
- a CDS encoding zonular occludens toxin domain-containing protein, with the translated sequence MAIKIHHGPNGSYKTSGAVWDDAVPAAKEGRLIITNVRGMSRDRFEALFDDLPDTFDVLFISHESTEGMERIRTWFQWAPRNAFLIFDEAQVIFPSKWTSKEVERFNYPGGPDKAKLDDKPTDWLSAWTMHRHFNWDVILTMPNIKYLHTDIRNTSEAAYQHSNLMLLGKWTKKLVQKDYKEAMHSAQENKAPTDGSNIVQLRKIDVRVFSLYDSTATGLHRDTMAGKNALASPRVLVLAVWPHLLSGVFFTLTTEILSTIRWVLLQLKPVYNLLKMFLLKVLSRLLTLILFTYLLSKICRLFL